The Archocentrus centrarchus isolate MPI-CPG fArcCen1 chromosome 1, fArcCen1, whole genome shotgun sequence genome includes the window TGCCTCCAAACATTCAGGTCCAACTTGGTCTGATTGAAGGTTTGCAAATTACTGGTGTCTAAttcataaatgcagacagattgccaacacgctgcaatcaatctgagtcagtctgcgcaGACGAGTGCGTCTCTTTCCAGTAGGGGACTcgactcaactggttgccagctggttgtattctggttatattcccatataaaaacaaacttgccgtcattttgcagttaaatcactgTCCTGCAGCTACgacgtcactatttgtggaggaatttctgaatttctatGAGGTTCTGACTGGACTCTGTAAGCAGTTAATGTGCATTTCTGTGCATGTAGACGGCAAAGATTTTGAAACAGATTTGTGATTGTCGCCAATTTATCATCATAATCAccgtattatcacaaacagattgacTGCATTCTGCCATTGCAAActaatagcagactgactccattaTTGCCATTTTGCTACTATCTCAACAGAcaaaagtcactttgaagacgGCAACTAACTGAGTGGTCACAGACCTGTTCCCATCTTTGAAGAGCCAATTTCAAAAGGCAACGAGGCTGCAAGTTAATTGCACGCGGTCAAAATAATTTGGGTTGTGCCGCATTGTATTTtgctagtgtgactgtagcaaaATACAATACATAAAGATATTTTAGAGAAGTGCATGTGTAAGATGTTTTAGAATATGCTTTCAGGAGCTTTAAGGTCAATAAGCTCGTCTTTTGTTGCAATAATCAGAGCAAATGAATGATCAAGTGCTAAAACCCTTCACTCAGTTCTGACTTATTAACACAACCtacacacaaaggaaacacaTCACAGCAGTAAGAAGCCCACCAGAAGAATATTGTAAACACTGTCCATATATCTCCTCCTATGAGAACTCTGCATCTGTGGATAAAAGTCAGCTAAGAGTCAGAAAAGACTACTTCCTTCTCAAACCAAAGCCACTtccatcttttttgttttacacgcttggcaaaaaaaaaaaaaaaaaatcacttcacaCGTTGAACTGGGTGAAAACACCCTGTACTGTACAGCCCTCtaccaaaatgaaaaaaaaaaatatgaaaaatgacaTACTCAAGTTCCTGCTTCCAAAATGATCAAGCTGACAAACACTGTACAACAGCCCACTCATGATGCTGAATGATTAGCTCTTCACATTTACCTTACAGCTATTTATAGAAACAGTGTGGTATTTCAGGGTAGTCATAGAGACTAGAGAGAAAATACAGATACTCGGCCCTCTTTGTTGCGTGGTAACAAAGTATTAATTCAATAGCCTCGATTGTGTACCAAACATGTACACTTaaacatcaaacaaaaaaatgcatctggACATTGAACGGTTTAACACCAgcttgtgcttcagttttgtctaACACATCCTTTGCTTAGAGTCACTCGAGATGCTCAGAGTGAGTCTATCGTGGCAGAAAGACACATGGAAATACCCTTACATACAAGTTACAGCTCTATAATGACAAGCAAATGAAacaaatggattaaaaaaaaaaaacaaaaaaactgaacgcTGTTCCCATGTTGCATATAGAAATGTTTaccatgtgcattttttttttttcagcacataaGCTGAAAAGTATTTTGCCTGTGACTGCAATGTGCATATTCTGTCAGTTTTTACACTTCAAACTACAGTAGAAGGACCACACCTGGTGGATTAAACTGTACCATTACCAAAACTAATTAATCCACCGGCAGGACTTAAAACTCAGCCTTTAAAAGATAAAGATAGTGTGTGTTGTCTGTGTAGgccaagggtgcccaaacttgcaGGCCGCTTCCGGCCCTGCCCACTTCTGGTccgtgaattgatgtcaaaaataacatacaatttggccctttaagttacttttttgacatttcgcttaacccccttaattggaggggaaggtaaaatgtcaaaaataagtaacttaaagggccaaatatgtatgttatttttgacatgaaTTCGCGGACCAGAAGTAAGAGGTGGGGCCGGAAGCAACCCGCGggccgagtttgggcacccctggtgTAGGCCCTCAGTCATCCAGAGTctctggacttctttaagtttcttgtgTTCTGTCTGTTTGCTGGGAAAATTATATAGAAATCAGatcaatttaaaatcaaaaagtgtgttttcctcttttttttttttttaaactaagctCATACAGGTTTTGTTTAGAGGACCAAGCATGCACAGTCTTCTGACAGTCATATGATCTCTTCTGCTACTGGTCCTTTATACTTATTCTCAGAAATCTCAAGTATGTGTACAtacttacacacatacacactggagATGTTTTCCCCTCTCTGCCTCACTTTCAGAGCGATCACTACTTGACTCTACTGGGAAACATAACAAGGCAGGAATGGGAACATGGCTCCCCTCTAAAGGTCCTGTTTATtactcctcttcttcctcctcatcatcatcctcatcgtGACAGTGAGTGATCTCCTGGGGAGTCTGGGGGAACAGATTGGGTGGTTTGATCTCACTGAATGAGCGGGTCAGCTGGTTGCGTTTGCACTCTAGCTCTTTGCAGTCACTGCAGTGGGTGCGGTTGCGTGTAGCCAGCGGTGACTCTGTGTCAATGTCCACATGGGTGTGTTCAACTGTTGATTCATGGGGcatctggaggaggaggagaaagagagaaattgAGAAAAACTTGCTAAGAGAATGACTATGACTGGTATATGGCCACTTTTAAAAGACTCATTTGACTAATTTACCAAGCTCTATACAACATTTTTCACATAGGCAGCAGCATTTCCCAAGGCCTGAAAACAAGACTGAGGAGTAAGGTAAAGGGTTAATATAATCACTTTCTTTAGCCTTCATACAGCAAAACTACAGTTAAacctttaaaatgtttcataaaaCAATGACAGATCTGGATGTCTTCAAAACTGTAACTGTTAAGAGAATAATTTATTATCTGAATCAGTGACGTTAGGTTGTGGCAATGCATCTAACCTTTAAGGGTTTAAGGTTTACATTCAGATACTCACTAGTACATGTGAAGCTCTGAAGAGGTAGCTGAAGGGGTAATACAGCAGGTTAATGAAGGAGGCTGCGTACAGGTCAGCATAACGCATCACTTGTGAGGCAAACAGGGTCTGTCTGGAGCCGCTGCGGAACAGGCTACCCATCATGCCATAGCACATGTCCATGTCATGTGTGACTTTCTACAAAgccaagaaaaagaagaggagacacTGGTGAACCTTCAAAATAATgccaaaaaagagagaattatTTGTTAACCCCAGAAAGTACAGTTACTAAATTATTAGGGGTGTCGTTTTTGTTCAGTGAAACAACtgaatcagcattttttttttccaccagccCATGAAAGACACTCTGTGACTGAAAGGGCTCTTTGATGAAGCGGTTTAATGATTAGTCTCTGTAAAACAAACCGTGATGAATGACGTGTTTGTTAGTGTTTCGCATTAAAAGCACGTAAGCAGGTCTCCTGCTGTCATAGCAACAGAGGTTATTAAGGGCGTACCTTGATTCTCCTCTGGATAGTGCTGATGTCCGGCCTCTCATTACTGCTGCTATCCAGATGCCTGAGAAAGGGAAGGGGAGAAAGACGATGAGGACGGGGAGGGGTGAAGGATACTGATATCAGTCTTCTGAATGGTGATGTGTCAAAGAGGTGGCCTAACTGTGAATTGCACCAAGTTATAAATAACGTCAGTGAACCTAGTTATCAGGTGCACACTGTGAGCTGACCCTTCAGACTTTACCCTATTGACCCCGTGGTTTTCTTTCAAATATGCAGTATGTTCACGTGTATGCAAACAGACACTGTTACAGCTGAGAGTAAAGTGCAACACAATGGGTGggatatgggggggggggggggggggggggggggctaaaggTCGCAGTTCTTACTTGTACAGTTCAGCCAAGAAAACATCCAGGCCTTGCAGTTCCTCAAATAATGCTGTAAACAGAAGGAGAGGGTGAATCTCTGTCTCCTCGGTACATAGGGGCAAGAATTACAATTCATTTACAGTTGCTGTAGCTTAGTGTACAATGTTGAAACTGTATGCTTTGAGTGTGAGAGTGTGACAATCTAGTACCAAGTTTTTAGCTTTGCACTTTCTAATGTagcttttgcacatttttttttaatttccaggtTGCTGTTCTAGATCAGGTCCCTACTGAGACTATTTTCTAATAAAACATACAGCCAAAACTGGTACTCCCATGTGTCACTACGTGTGCAGactatgtgtgtttatatgtcaAATTCTTTCTAGACTCACAGCTCTTGTCGGTCCACACGTGCAGCTCCTGGGCCAGCTCAGGTATAACCAGGAATGTTCTCCAGCCTTGACGTTTCTTGGATTTGAGGATATCTCCAAAAATATGATCCCCGATGTACACGATGTCCTTCCCCTTGGCCCCCAGCAAGTCACACACAATGTCTGAAGAGCCTGAATGACAGTAACGTGTCACTGATTTGTGCATTTTTCAAGTCCAAAAACAACAGATGAATAAAGTCTAGTTCAAACAATGAATGACTGGAGACAGCCGTACCTCCAGAGTAGACTATCCCATGCTGCAGAGGTCCTGTGTAGGTTCCTATCTTTAGACGTCCTGTTGTCTGAAatgaagacaataaataaataaatgagtggaTCTGAATAACATAAGTGAAACCATGAGAGTATTTTACAAAACAAAGATGTACACTTAAATTTGGTTAAACCTAAAATCTGCATTTAATATGTGAAGcattttttgaataaaaatttcaagaaaagaGCCATTTCTATGTTAGCATATCAATATTCACTGAGATGCTTCTGCAGTTAAATGTATAATGACCATTAGCTGGACTCAGGGTAAATTTATGGAGAAAAATAGCACACAGGTTCTGTGCTGACCATTGTTTTAGTAAGCTGGCCTTCAGATTAAGATAGCTGGTATGCCAGCTAGGGTTCACTAATGCTCTCTGTCCTGTTCTGTATCTGCTTACTGTGTCGACTTGTCTGAGCACTGTGCCCTCTCCAAAGAACAGCGGTTTCCTGGCATCCACCAGGATCAGATCAAAGTAGGACTGCCAGGGCCGGTGGGTGGTACCAGGCTGTGGTGGATACAAACGTGCAAAGTTATGCACACACATGAGCAGAAAGACCGCTTTTTACCTTGAAAACACTCTGCTctagaaaaacatattttttaccTTGGGGCCATGGGGGAAGTCAAACAGATAGGTCATGATTTTCTGTAACATAACACAAAGTTTCTCAGTCAAGTTTCACACAGAATCTGGTATTACCAACAAACTGCTAGAAAATTAATAACTGGATCTCAACATTAATTGATTGGAATCTTAGTCTTTCACTCCAATGTTATTACTGTTTTCCCCAAACAGCAAGTTTCCACCAGAACTACACACACTTACATCAGTGTATTTGTAGTCACTGTTGGTAGCCAAGAAAACCTTGGCTACTTCATTCATTCGGCTAAGAAGAAGAGGCAGCTTTCCCTGGTGggaacagagaagaagaaaagaaagagaaagaatgaaGCTCTAAGCATCTTTACAAACC containing:
- the nt5c2b gene encoding cytosolic purine 5'-nucleotidase isoform X2, whose amino-acid sequence is MTTSWSDRLQNYADLPANMDGLAMKKYRREPYHRIFVNRSLAMEKIKCFGFDMDYTLAVYKSPEYESLGFELTVERLVSIGYPQELLSFVYDPSFPTRGLVFDTMYGNLLKVDAYGNILVCVHGFNFLRGPEIRERYPNKFIQRDDTERFYILNTLFNLPETYLFACLVDFFSNCDRYDSCETGFKDGDLFMSYKSMFQDVRDAVDWVHFKGTLKEKTVENLEKYVVKDGKLPLLLSRMNEVAKVFLATNSDYKYTDKIMTYLFDFPHGPKPGTTHRPWQSYFDLILVDARKPLFFGEGTVLRQVDTTTGRLKIGTYTGPLQHGIVYSGGSSDIVCDLLGAKGKDIVYIGDHIFGDILKSKKRQGWRTFLVIPELAQELHVWTDKSSLFEELQGLDVFLAELYKHLDSSSNERPDISTIQRRIKKVTHDMDMCYGMMGSLFRSGSRQTLFASQVMRYADLYAASFINLLYYPFSYLFRASHVLMPHESTVEHTHVDIDTESPLATRNRTHCSDCKELECKRNQLTRSFSEIKPPNLFPQTPQEITHCHDEDDDEEEEEE
- the nt5c2b gene encoding cytosolic purine 5'-nucleotidase isoform X1 produces the protein MTTSWSDRLQNYADLPANMDGLAMKKYRREPYHRLTKAFPTKIFVNRSLAMEKIKCFGFDMDYTLAVYKSPEYESLGFELTVERLVSIGYPQELLSFVYDPSFPTRGLVFDTMYGNLLKVDAYGNILVCVHGFNFLRGPEIRERYPNKFIQRDDTERFYILNTLFNLPETYLFACLVDFFSNCDRYDSCETGFKDGDLFMSYKSMFQDVRDAVDWVHFKGTLKEKTVENLEKYVVKDGKLPLLLSRMNEVAKVFLATNSDYKYTDKIMTYLFDFPHGPKPGTTHRPWQSYFDLILVDARKPLFFGEGTVLRQVDTTTGRLKIGTYTGPLQHGIVYSGGSSDIVCDLLGAKGKDIVYIGDHIFGDILKSKKRQGWRTFLVIPELAQELHVWTDKSSLFEELQGLDVFLAELYKHLDSSSNERPDISTIQRRIKKVTHDMDMCYGMMGSLFRSGSRQTLFASQVMRYADLYAASFINLLYYPFSYLFRASHVLMPHESTVEHTHVDIDTESPLATRNRTHCSDCKELECKRNQLTRSFSEIKPPNLFPQTPQEITHCHDEDDDEEEEEE